The following DNA comes from Notolabrus celidotus isolate fNotCel1 chromosome 12, fNotCel1.pri, whole genome shotgun sequence.
gcgcctttcagagcactcaaggtcaccataCGGGACATTGTAATTAATAGTTACAATTAACATGATGagatacagtgcagtgaagaggtgtaatcagagtgaatatgccagtttaatAAAGATATGtttgagatgtgatttgaaaatggaaataGAGTCCATGTTATGGATGTCTtgtgggagggagttccagaggctgggggcagagcagctgaaggctatggaccccatggtggtcaagcatCATGACCTTTTAGATGTGCATAGACAGTTTTGAAATTAAATGCTCTGATTTATGTTGTCAAATGTGTATGTGAAATCCAGGAACACTGCGCCCACCGTATTCCCTTTATGCAGTGACTGTTTTATGTGTTAATAGTAAACCAGTAGCTGACTCTGTGGAATGATGATGTCTGAAACCAGACTGTGGAGGATGCAAATAATGGCTTGTCTCCATGTTCTGAGATAGCTGCTGTATTAACCTACATCACACGTTTATTTGCTCctttttaaacagaaaataaacaaccaACACATTAAACATCGGTAAACCGAAGACTGAACTGTAACGTCATTATGTTCTTTATGGCTGCCTGGCCGACAGTCTATAAGAAACTGTTTCACTGCGACTTTTACATCCTAAGGAGCTTTATGTTTGACTATAATGGTGCCAATAAATCCTGCACAGTAAGCCTCCCTCATCCTCAGCCTCACTTTATCTTTTGACAATACATCAGCAGCCAGGCAACCTGACAGACTTTTGTTTCCAGCAATGGAAGACAAAGGGAGGAGTTCATTAATACAGTTTAACTGCCCCACTGTGCAGGGAAACTGCATAAATTCATATTCCTCTTCACCTCGTGACTGCAAcactctgctttctttttatctttttcttcaACCGACTGCAAAGATTTGGCTTCgtctaaatgtttttttccgCTTTGGAAAGGCTTTGATTTGACTCGGCGTTATCATGTTGCATTTAGAAACATCGCTCAGGCCGTGTTTCTTTATTCAGCAACGAGAAAGATGTAAAAGCTACTCAGCCACAGTCTCCACAATGCCACAAACGGTTCACCCGCATCAGGTCGTTCATCATCGAGGCCTCTTCAAAACAACTGGAGGCTATCTTTTCAAAGTCCTTCACTCTGGAGTTCATAAAATGAGCGCATGCTTCAGAGAAGGATCACAACTCCTCAAACCGTTTAAACAGTCGGAGCTCCACACTCTCTGGGTTTCAGTTCCACAATGTCATCCAGTGAACTTTCTGAATGAGAGAAGACCTTATTTTCAGAGTATTGATCGCGAGGTGAAGGTACAAAATGTAAACGCTTCAACCAGATAGATCTGCTGTCACGTTCCTCGGCCGGGGTTTGGGCGTCACTGTCACCGGCCTCTGTAGGGTGCACGGGGAATCTTGGCTCTCTCATCTGTGTGATTGTTAGAGGAGAGACACAAAATGAATCATCAATCATCCATTCAGGCCACATTCAGCAGGTAATAGTCTGCTGTTGCATCACGTCTGCAGCAGAGAAGCGCTTCATTCATCTCGATGTATAGCAGGAATACCCTTAATCTTGATTAAGACTCGCCGCAGGAGATGTTTCACACACTGTAAGAGTCAGTTACAGTGTTAACGCCGTTTGTTAAAGGTGCAGACGTCCATGTCTGTGGATAAATCCTCAGTATTAACTGACCTTTTCATCTCCTGTTCAGTTATTTTCTAATGGGAGGATATACAACCAACATTTAGTGGGAGCTCAAATCTGCAGTTCACCAAGTGTCCATTTGAGCGTCATATTACAAAGGCAAAAAGTACCAGTACAGCATCAAAGAAATGGTCATGATGGGTGATGTATGGATACTTCTGGGTGGTTTTGTCATGCATTTAATAAAATATGTCTTTCTATGAGATTATTAACTTTAACTTGCTATCCAAGAAGTCTAGGACTAGCTTCTTGGGGGAGTGAACTTGGAGTACAAAAGTGCAGATTATTTTCCTTGACTTCTTAGCTGAGTCAGGATAGTTGTTGGCATCTCACCAGAGAGATTGCAGCGGTCCCAAGTGATGAGAGGAGCCATTATTTTAAGTTACTCAGTATGTAAGGTTCACCTCTTCTAGAAGAGATTCAGGGAAGCGAGCAGCAAGTCTGCTACGTTCCACTGCAGGCTCTCTAGGCTTCTTTAATCTGGTACATAAACCAGCCAGATTAAAAGATGATAAAGGATGTTTAGGGTGCtagtttctttctgttttggcctttatttctgtcaaatattattatttttcaatttttttctccatttaaTTCCAATACATTTCTTCTAATTTGCACCAaataagatttttaaaaatggaacAAGATGACACCTGATCGAGAGCTGCAACTACCCCAAATACTCCCATTGTCTGAACGTTTGGAATGATTTCAGTGTAAGCGGTGAACTTGATGGCTCAGTTTAAAACTCATGCACGAGAACAAAGACGTAGCTCAGTCTTGAGACAGGAAACGACAGCTCACATTACCAGAAGTACAGGCAGTTGCTGAGAGTAGTCCAGCTCTTGAACTTGGTTTTACGTCACCCGGCACGTAATTGACATGGCTACCGCTGCTCTTAATTCATATAATGCAGTTAGCGTCCTGCTGATGCCAGCTCTTGAGAACATTCGGAggtgttttataaaataatcaGAACAGGCTCCTGCAGAAATATCTAATAATTACAGGTATTGGATATACGTATGTGTATGGTTTTACAGAGGTGTAGAATTAAGAGAAAGATGTAGATTTTGTGTGAGTTGGTTCTGTGATATATTTACTCCTAGTCCTTTGATTTCAGGGGAtgttattagggcccgagcaccgctggtggtgaaggccctattgtaaccctaaggattgttctttcttccgccacttaaaacgcatttttggacccctgaacgttaatgaaagcgcagatatttttgcacactcatcgggtctggtgaaaattgcaagttattataggtctcgcaaaaaaaaatgcagtagcgccccctagaggtaaaaataacatgctacgcatagagtttttttgagctacatgcatgaaaagtcctacacatattcatggcatcaggacgcacaaaaaagcctcttgcacccatatttaaaactcaacaggaagagcgccacctagctttgaacatgaaaaatggggccaaaatggtTCTgcgcaagggtgcatacttttgctaatttctcctagagcttttctccgattcagtccaaactaggcacattctatagtaaacccattgacgattaatacaaagtaaaggcattccgttcagacgaaagatgtggacgtggcaggcgttgaggcaGGGCACCAAACGCACATatagctttgaatgtgaagaatgacgcccaaataagggtgcatacttttgagagctcctcctagagtttttctctgattcagtccaaacaagtcacattctatagcagacatattgaagattaaatcattgttaaaggaattctgttcagactaaaattgtgggcgtggcacactgtcaagttttgaggttttcttggcaatctgccaaaaacttggaacatttgcaccacctataTACTAAgaggcagtatatactctcagatcttgctttcgcatcatgtgatggcaaatatcaggcgacggtttacatgtggcggcggctcgcgtaggcggcggccgcgggtgtgcgagggcccgttcatcgccgcttgctgCTTtaattatcactattattattataaactttatttaaccaggaaatgctcattgagattaaaaatctcttttccaagagagtcctggccaagataggcagcagcacagttacagagttacaattttacaataggcataaatacaaatatcagACACATACAACAGCTTcacaacaggtacctccagaaaaacagcatgtcacatttaaacaaaacatctacagacagatgcttcaaCCTCGAAGTCATTTAAGGaccgcttaaaagcattcaaagatatcatatcagacagttttagatcctTTTGTAAGGCATCCCAGGTTGAGGGAGCAACAAACCTGAAGGCTTTTttcccaagttcagtcctgaccctcggaacagataatattaaaagatcctgagatcaaagattATGGCTTCCTGAGTTCTTTTGTGCAATATATGCgaggaggaaagagggaagTAGTCCTAGGATTGTTAAAGAGATACTGACGGATATCTCAGGAGGTTGTAGTCTTGTTGCGTCACGATTCAGGATCCCCAACCAACACTTGCTTGGGTTTGTCTGTGACAACTGAGCCTGTTGTATTCATGGATGGTTTAATGGATATATGTCATCACTGGGACTTTGTGACGTTTTCGTTTGTGTTTGTTCCCATTGTGCAAATTCCAACGCTCATCCTGtccaaaatgtgttttccattCCTCGGTGAAGGTATGTGCTCCATGCTTGACATTGTGTTTGTTCTTTCAGGTTACCAGTGCTGATTCACCAAGTTCAGAAAACTCCGGCTTGAGAGAGAGCTCTAAAGCCAAAGTGAAAACCTACTGGACTGAAAGCAGCAAGGCCTTCTCCATCAGCCGCCTGCTGTCCCAGACGCTCTATGACAAAGAGAACTTCACCTCCCTGGATCTGAACTATGACGGCGACACAGACACTTACTCCAAACGGGAGCAGTGGAACTGGCTTTACAACGTTTCAACCCCCCGAGATCCTCGATCCAGGACGAAGAGGAGACCCATCGTCAAGACTGGAAAGTTCAAGAAGATGTTCGGCTGGGGCGACTTCCACTCCAACATCAAGACGGTGAAGCTCAACCTCCTCATAACTGGGAAAATCGTGGATCATGGCAACGGGACATTCAGTGTCTACTTCCGCCACAACTCCACCGGGCAGGGTAACGTGTCCGTGGGTCTTGTGCCGCCGACAAAAGCCGTGGAGTTCCAGGTCCACCAGCCGCACCAGCAGTTCCACCACcatcaccagcagcagcagcagcagcagacggcTCTCGAGACGAAGGACACCAAGCTCTTCAACTGCAGGGTGGAGTACGAGAAGGTGGAGAAGGGCACCAGGAACTCGCTGTGTGCCCACGACCCGTCGCAGAGCTGCCCACAGGAGCAGACGCAGAGCCACGTGTCCTGGCTGTGCTCCAAGCCCTTCAAAGTCATCTGCATCTTCATCACCTTCTACAGCACCGACTACAAGCTGGTGCAGAAGGTTTGTCCTGACTACAACTACCACAGCGACACCCCTTACCTCCCCACTGGGTGATCACACGGCCCAGACGAGGAagtggaggggaaaaaaagacgcAGAGACGAGCTTTCGGGTCCAGAGTCAGATTATTTGAATGAAAACGAAGTCAGGACGCTTCAAACTTGAGATGTTGACAGGCATTTTTACAGCTAACATAACCTTGACGCAAGACTGGTGTTGCTCCGATGAACAGACCAACCCTGGGGTCATTATGAGAGCATTTAGGGAAGCATTTATAGGCCTGCAATCTTCATATTATATGCATAGCTGCCTGCCTGCTTACATCGAAAGGAAATTCTCAAGCCAACCGTAAAATATGCTgattgtatttatgtaaatattaTGGATTCTACACAAAGACCAGAAAAcagttttattaatgttttctcCTGCTAATTTAGTTGTTTACGTTGATAGTGTGTTTCCGTCTCAATCATGCTTTCTGTCTTTTCCAATCAGTCTCCAGTAATCACCGCAAACACGTAAATGTCAACGCAAATAAGAAGAATCTGTCAGTTTGCATTAGAGGGCATAATGGGAAAAGCAAACATATTTTGAGTGGTGTTGTTTTCCTGCAGTGTGATTGTTAGAGTGAGTATACCTCTGATGTCGTCGTTGGATTCTCGTCCATGTCCGTGCATGAACCGAATGTGGTAAACAACTGAATAACGTCCATCTATATTTTGTGTTATTGCAGCTGTCAGAAATGATCTCCATCAAGCCccaggaggaaaaagaaaaaaaaaggggtcCCTCTGTTTAAAGTCTGTGTCGTGTGTTTGCAGTTTTAAGGCCATAGGTGACGCAAAGTAATCAACACCAATGGAGGGCTTTCATCACGTCAAACTTCAGCGagtaaatgtttcaaaaaataaataaaaacttgcAGAAGACGCACAAGATGACAAGAGATGCTGAACTGCTCCTTAAAATATCAAACGTACCTGACTGTGCTTTaattctgcagttttttttttaagtcctgCATTTCCACTTTTCAGCTCTTGAGTTATGACTTATAAAAAAGTTGAGCACATAAACTTTCAACCCCTGCATCACTTACATGACAAGCAGCCAGTAGTAAGAAGTATCAGAGCCACAGTGCCCCCGCAGTATCCAAAAATAACACTGGAATAATCATTTATACAGAGAAAGTGCTTGAtaatgagaaacaaaacaaggtCAAAAAAAGTTCAAAGTGTTTATAAAATAGATATTTGAACAAGCAGAGAAAGGGAATGATAGAGAAGATCATTTTCTGAAGTTCATGCATCAAACACTGAAAGAGAACAAACAGCTTGTTAAAATGTGAGATGTTGTAAAAAGTGAAATCCTGCTCCTGGAAAGACAGGACATACATTAAACAGCAGGTGCTAATCACACATTCCACCTATGAAGCGTTCACACCTCTGGTTatcaaaagaataaaaaataaaaatcctggATGAGACTAACTCTGGCTGTTAATGATATTGGATGTTCCAATTGGCTATTAAACCTTCATTACACAAATTGGGAGCCAGTGGCTGCGTGTGAAGCATTTAGAGGAAATGAACACAGTGTAAGTGGGAGCTCTGCAGAGTCAACACCATAGAAAGACTGAATTAAAGTGCTGATAGAAAACCTGTAAAAAAACGCACAAATGTGCACCTAGGGGCGCAATCACGGCTGTCTATTTAAATTCAGTGCAGTTCACAATGGTATACGCGGCACAGTAACTGCTAATGGCAGCCTGGACGACATCCAATATGCCAACATGGGGTGTATTTTGTGACAAGGCAGGCCAAAGAATAGGGGTCTGCCTGTGGGATGAGTGAGCATAAAGAGGAATTTATGATGTGGAGGAACAAGGCTGGCAGAAATCACTGGAAGCACCTGACTCGTAAATTGAGAGCATGTTTCTGTCAGCGAGAAGAAGGAATGACTAATGTCTCAGATTGCTGTTTAGGCCAGTTCTTTCATCTCAATAAAGTGACTTTGATATCTCTCCACCCCTACCCAAATGTGCCAGGGACAGTTTGTTCAGCTTCAAAGAATTAAAGCAGCACTCTGCCGAGACAATACAGCCTCATTATGCACGTAATCTTACAAGTGTAAACAGTCTGGCACAGAAGTGTTTGGTGTGAGAGCCGCGGAGAGATGGAGCCGTTCCCTGACTGATGTCGTCTGAGGGGAAAAGCAGCATATTATTATGTGTACTGATTAAGGCCAAATCAACAGTGACCTTATGAATTACATGAGTATTTACAAATCTTACTGGAAGCTGCAGCGATCAATAGTTTAACACCAACAACAGATGTCTTAATGGTATCGCTTGTTTAAAGATTCTCTGCAGCAAAGACGCTCATCAGGTATTAAACCAACGGTTACAATAAACACTTGGGCTTGGTCTCACTTTTCCTCCCctacataattaaataatagctttcttactaatcattCAGTcctgttgaatacttgattctgattggtcaaagccccTTGACACAGTAATTCATTCTGAATAGAAAGATCAAACACGTCATATCAAACTATTCCTCAGAAAGGTGTCTGGCACATTTATAAAGTTTCTGATTGCACCTCTTCCTCTtgaaaaatgcagcaaaaatgttattttccagAGTGCtgatggcctagtggtctaagcgccccacatacaggggctacagtcctcgtcacagaggctGCCGGTCCGATTCCCAGCCGggaccatgtgctgcatgtcttcccccactctctactccccatgtttcatgtctctcttcagctgtcctgtcaattaaggcaaaaatgccccaaaaatataactttaaatacttgattctgattggtcaaagccccTAATTAATTCTTATTCATCATATCAAAATATTCCCTGGAAAGGCATCCAGCTCACTTATAATATTTGTGATTTCACCACTTCCTCTTGAAAAATGCAGCAAAATGTTATTTTCCAGAGCggccatgtgctgcatgtcttctcaatagactgtataaaatatggacgtagtatctgtgacgtcaaccatctgttcctgagcgctgaaGCCAAACAACCgcagcagccatgttggaaatgctgaaatcaaccaggcagagtgtgacgtaaagaggcaaagttttgagcctcctagccaacagctttcAAGAAATTGCTCTGATCTGTCGTAAcatttttgcagttttattCCTTCAATTACAACCAGACCggtgagggataatgtatagtgagtgggtggttatgcGGTGTGAGTCCTGACAGGTTAAACAGGTCCCTGATGCAAAGCACGGCAGGAATCACGTctaatccatagactgtatggactgtatctgttcctgagcgctgttttgaagcaaatcgactgcggcagccatattggaaatgctgaaatcaaccaggcagagtgtgacgtaaaggggcggggtttgagcctcctagccaacagctatgtgttgcCGAcggggagtcaagtcagtcatgtccttatttgggcaaaaactcataatcttaaatCTTCTGATTCAACGCGTTAgacaaaaattcaacccccagtacagtgtgtgccaatagagaaataagctacatagggccaagccgttttttgaaccattctgtaaacatgtttatctctgctgcaaagatcgtcttctttgaatgggtgtgtatgtggtttctggtgtttctgcagccagcctcaagcggattcttgatgaactgcagtttataacacttccgcatgggcttcatactttgagaccagaggttgctgcttggtcttcccccactctgtactccccatgtttcctgtctctcttcagctgtcctgtcataaaggcaaaaatgccccaaaaaacatagctttaaaaaatatttatattttctgatAGCATCCATAAACAACAgaggatatttttaattttactcaATTTaattggagagcacaaaacttcaGATTGCTATTTAATGTCTGACCAGTCACCTGCAGAGTAAAGAGGATGTGAAACAGTGAGGTGTGGGCTTTAGAAGAGTTACAGAACTGGTTAAGTGAAGAGAGAATGCCAACAGACTTAGGGAAAGAcaagtgctgctgttattttctgcatcctttaaaaatgttaatggaAAAACACTGATATTTTTCTTCCCCGTAaattaaatgttacatttaatgtGGTTTAAAGCAGTAAAGCAGGATAATGTTCAGGCTCTAATATGGATGTAGTCTGAGTAGAACACCATTACCATAGTATGCTACCATCAGTCCTTACTGAGGGTCTTTTTTTTGTAGCTGCAGATTAATCAGACTAGTTCTCATCTCAtcctgtctggattctat
Coding sequences within:
- the LOC117823190 gene encoding neurexophilin 1, coding for MKSTCLRAAALLLSLISLVTSADSPSSENSGLRESSKAKVKTYWTESSKAFSISRLLSQTLYDKENFTSLDLNYDGDTDTYSKREQWNWLYNVSTPRDPRSRTKRRPIVKTGKFKKMFGWGDFHSNIKTVKLNLLITGKIVDHGNGTFSVYFRHNSTGQGNVSVGLVPPTKAVEFQVHQPHQQFHHHHQQQQQQQTALETKDTKLFNCRVEYEKVEKGTRNSLCAHDPSQSCPQEQTQSHVSWLCSKPFKVICIFITFYSTDYKLVQKVCPDYNYHSDTPYLPTG